Proteins from one Camelina sativa cultivar DH55 chromosome 8, Cs, whole genome shotgun sequence genomic window:
- the LOC104709725 gene encoding uncharacterized protein LOC104709725: MSSRGSPGWFSVFYLDAKYRRGSSLRFGGAQEALPQGSELNQTHYSGISQRVQEKTEEVAVLQMLSSPSVALAREENIASDQWHKLMLAEEKFFMQKSRIQWLHLGDKNSAFSIKRCSVAQAEGLLREVTAEEIRETLFSMSSNKSPGPDGYPVEFFKSSWFTVGVDLTLAVQKFFKNDRLLKDLNTTIITLIPKIPEAFALTDFRPISCCNLVYKVISKILAKGLKPVLQGCISPNQAAFLSGRSLAPRVLCLKCLAPIVLCLKWTSGKLLTPSARISSSRYWKLKVSPHFLEPG, from the exons ATGTCAAGCAGAGGATCCCCTGGTTGGTTCTCCGTCTTCTATCTCGATGCCAAGTATAGGAGAGGAAGTTCTCTTCGTTTCGGTGGGGCGCAAGAAGCGCTACCGCAAGGTAGCGA GCTGAATCAGACACACTATAGTGGGATATCTCAACGGGTGCaggaaaaaacagaagaagtgGCTGTTCTACAAATGTTAAGCTCCCCATCTGTTGCTCTGGCCAGAGAGGAGAACATTGCTTCTGACCAATGGCATAAGCTAATGCTAGCTGAGGAGAAATTCTTTATGCAGAAATCTCGCATCCAGTGGTTGCACCTTGGGGACAAAAACTCAGCTTTTTCCATAAAACG ATGTTCAGTCGCTCAGGCAGAAGGACTGCTACGGGAGGTAACAGCAGAGGAGATTAGGGAGACTCTTTTCTCTATGTCGTCGAATAAGTCTCCAGGGCCTGATGGGTACCCGGTTGAGTTCTTCAAGTCATCCTGGTTTACGGTTGGTGTAGATCTAACACTTGCAGTTCAAAAATTCTTCAAGAATGATCGTTTACTGAAGGATTTAAACACAACCATCATCACCCTCATCCCTAAGATTCCAGAAGCCTTTGCTCTTACTGACTTTCGTCCTATTAGCTGTTGCAACCTGGTCTACAAAGTAATCTCAAAGATCCTCGCTAAGGGCTTAAAGCCAGTTCTTCAAGGTTGTATATCTCCAAACCAGGCAGCGTTTCTGAGTGGGCGCAGTCTTGCCCCAAGAGTGCTCTGCTTAAAGTGTCTTGCCCCAATAGTGCTCTGCTTAAAGTGGACATCAGGAAAGCTTTTGACTCCATCTGCTAGGATTTCATCATCAAGATATTGGAAGCTCAAGGTTTCCCCCCACTTTTTAGAGCCTGGATAA
- the LOC104709726 gene encoding uncharacterized protein LOC104709726, with translation MNGELAGFFKGEKGLRQGDCLSPYLFIMVLEVLSRMLDLRAKKGKFSAHPLCISPCLTHLAFADDLLVFSDGSHHSLSGVCDILQLFHSFIGLDMNPVKSELFFGGFNEILGVAPKLHQPVSAYSSVVHSKDNEPVAFLDRQKNATSSARGARVAWLDLCKTKHEGGLGICSLEEFTTLFRLKQVWHPFTRSGSLWVRWLDFNVFGHRNYWLMESSPRLSSNIRKMIELKPTFKRLVHFKVSWDQGSFVSPKGLRFGRLLAMNTGSCLMQGLTK, from the exons ATGAATGGTGAGCTAGCGGGTTTTTTCAAAGGGGAGAAGGGGTTAAGACAAGGGGACTGCCTCTCACCATATTTGTTCATCATGGTCCTGGAGGTTCTCTCAAGGATGTTGGACCTGAGGGCTAAGAAAGGCAAGTTTTCTGCACATCCTTTGTGTATCTCTCCTTGTCTCACTCACCTGGCATTCGCTGACGACCTCCTTGTATTCTCTGATGGGTCGCATCACTCCCTGAGCGGTGTTTGTGACATTCTTCAGCTGTTTCACTCCTTCATTGGGCTCGACATGAATCCAGTGAAATCTGAGCTTTTCTTTGGAGGGTTCAATGAG ATACTTGGGGTTGCCCCTAAGCTCCACCAACCTGTCTCTGCCTACTCTTCAGTCGTTCATTCAAAAGATAACGAACCAGTTGCATTCCTGGACCGCCAA AAAAATGCAACCTCCTCAGCAAGAGGTGCGCGAGTAGCATGGTTGGACCTCTGTAAAACCAAACATGAAGGAGGTCTGGGCATCTGCTCCCTTGAAGAATTCACAACATTGTTTAGACTGAAGCAGGTGTGGCACCCTTTCACCAGGTCTGGTTCCCTTTGGGTCAGGTGGCTGGACTTTAATGTTTTCGGCCACAGAAACTACTGGTTAATGGAGAGTTCTCCGCGTTTGTCCTCGAACATAAGGAAGATGATTGAACTCAAACCTACTTTCAAGAGATTGGTCCATTTTAAG GTGAGTTGGGACCAAGGGAGCTTCGTATCCCCAAAGGGGCTACGGTTTGGGAGGCTACTCGCAATGAACACTGGTTCCTGCCTAATGCAAGGTCTCACCAAGTAG
- the LOC104707611 gene encoding ATP synthase gamma chain 1, chloroplastic, which translates to MACSNLTTMWVSSKPSLSDSSSLSFRSVLNPLLLPNHTTSPPSRSSSVSPIQSSLRELRDRIDSVKNTQKITEAMKLVAAAKVRRAQEAVVNGRPFSETLVEVLYNINEQLQTDDVDVPLTKVRPVKKVALVVVTGDRGLCGGFNNFIIKKAEARIKELKGLGLDYIVISVGKKGNSYFLRRPYIPVDKFLEAGTLPTAKEAQAVADDVFSLFISEEVDKVELLYTKFVSLVKSEPVIHTLLPLSPKGEICDINGNCVDAAEDELFRLTTKEGKLTVERETFRTPTADFSPILQFEQDPVQILDALLPLYLNSQILRALQESLASELAARMSAMSSASDNASDLKKSLSMVYNRKRQAKITGEILEIVAGANAQV; encoded by the coding sequence ATGGCTTGCTCTAATCTAACAACAATGTGGGTTTCATCAAAACCATCTCTTTCTGATTCCTCTTCCTTATCTTTCCGATCTGTTCTCAACCCTCTTCTCCTCCCTAACCACACTACCTCTCCTCCTTCGAgatcttcctctgtttcaccgATCCAATCGTCTCTTCGTGAGCTCAGAGACCGTATCGATTCCGTCAAGAACACTCAGAAGATCACCGAAGCTATGAAGCTTGTCGCTGCTGCTAAAGTCAGGAGAGCTCAAGAAGCTGTCGTCAACGGACGACCATTCTCTGAAACCCTAGTTGAGGTTCTTTACAACATCAACGAACAGCTTCAAACCGATGATGTCGATGTGCCTTTAACCAAGGTCAGACCGGTTAAGAAAGTGGCACTCGTTGTCGTAACCGGTGATCGTGGATTGTGCGGTGGATTCAACAacttcatcatcaagaaagCAGAGGCTAGGATCAAAGAGCTTAAAGGTCTTGGTCTTGATTACATAGTCATTAGCGTGGGCAAGAAGGGAAACTCTTATTTCCTCCGTCGTCCGTACATCCCCGTCGACAAGTTCCTTGAAGCCGGAACTCTACCGACGGCTAAAGAAGCTCAAGCTGTGGCTGATGATGTCTTCTCTCTGTTTATAAGTGAAGAAGTCGACAAAGTCGAGCTCTTGTACACAAAGTTTGTGTCTTTGGTCAAGTCAGAACCCGTGATCCACACGCTACTGCCTCTATCGCCTAAAGGAGAGATCTGTGACATTAATGGGAACTGTGTTGATGCTGCGGAAGATGAGTTGTTCAGGTTAACGACGAAAGAAGGGAAACTGACTGTTGAAAGAGAGACTTTTAGGACACCAACCGCTGATTTCTCTCCCATCTTGCAATTCGAGCAAGACCCTGTTCAGATTCTTGATGCTTTGTTGCCTCTGTACCTTAACAGTCAGATTCTTAGGGCTTTGCAGGAGTCGTTGGCTAGTGAGCTTGCAGCTAGAATGAGTGCAATGAGCAGTGCTTCGGACAATGCATCGGATCTTAAGAAATCGCTTTCTATGGTGTATAATAGAAAGCGTCAAGCTAAGATTACTGGAGAGATTCTTGAAATTGTTGCTGGAGCTAATGCACAGGTTTGA